The Microbacterium natoriense genomic interval GGCGACGGCTTGGGCGGTTACTCGGGCGGCGAGCCGGGGCAGGGGCTCGAGACCAAGCGCTGGCTGCTCGAGCACGAGGGAGCGCTGCCGACTTCTCTGTTCTGAGCATCCGCTGCGAAGAAGAACGTGAAGCGGAATCGCGCGATCGAGGAATACCTGGTGTGAGCACAGACAGTGACATCTTCCGCCGATCCGAGCGGACACCGCAGGCGTTCGCCGAGGTGTTCGACCGGCACGCAACGTCGGTCGAGTCCTTCCTCCGACGAAGGCTCGGACCGGATGCTGCGGAAGACGCCCTCAGCGAGACCTTCCTGATCGCTTTTCGCAGACGCGATTCGTTCGATCGCGCGTGGGACTCCGCTCGGCCCTGGCTGCTCGGGATCGCCACGCGGGTCGCCGCGCGGCACCGGGCGACCGAGGCGCGGCATTGGCGAGCGATCACGGCATCGATGGGCGGCGAGCACACGACCGAGGGCGGCATCGACGAGGCGGGGGTGCGCATGGATGCCGCCGCGGCGATCGCCGCGCTCGCCCCGCGCATCGCCGCGCTGTCGGCGAGAGACCGCGAGACGCTGCTGCTGCTCGCATGGGGCGGACTGAGCCACGAAGAGATCGCCCAGGCGCTCGGAGTGCCCGTCGGCACCGTGTGGTCGCGGCTGAACCGCGTCCGTCGCAAGCTGGCCCCGCCGGGGTCGCAGCTCACACGCCTCACCTGGATCGGAAAGGAGCTGGAAGATGGACGTCTTGGAGCTGGTGCGTGAGATCGAG includes:
- a CDS encoding RNA polymerase sigma factor — translated: MSTDSDIFRRSERTPQAFAEVFDRHATSVESFLRRRLGPDAAEDALSETFLIAFRRRDSFDRAWDSARPWLLGIATRVAARHRATEARHWRAITASMGGEHTTEGGIDEAGVRMDAAAAIAALAPRIAALSARDRETLLLLAWGGLSHEEIAQALGVPVGTVWSRLNRVRRKLAPPGSQLTRLTWIGKELEDGRLGAGA